The following proteins are co-located in the Spea bombifrons isolate aSpeBom1 chromosome 3, aSpeBom1.2.pri, whole genome shotgun sequence genome:
- the MAPRE3 gene encoding microtubule-associated protein RP/EB family member 3 gives MAVNVYSTSVTSENLSRHDFLAWVNDSLQLNYTKIEQMCSGVAYCHFMDMLFPGCIQLKKVKFQAKLEHEYINNFKVLQGAFKKMGVDKIIPVERLVKGKFQDNFEFVQWFKKLFDANYDGKDYDPVLARQGQDTGPLPNPGEHKPKKPIGTAVPQRTSPTAPKIMPPPARLHNAPPTRKSLPITRNGGHELDSQIVELNQQLMELKLTIDGLEKERDFYFSKLRDIELICQEHESENPSVLSKIIDILYATEDGFAPPEDDENADVQPEDQDEY, from the exons ATGGCGGTGAATGTTTATTCCACGTCGGTGACCAGCGAGAACCTGAGCCGCCACGACTTCCTCGCGTGGGTCAACGACTCGCTGCAGCTCAACTACACCAAGATAGAGCAGATGTGCTCAG GGGTCGCGTACTGCCACTTCATGGACATGCTGTTCCCGGGGTGCATCCAGCTGAAGAAGGTGAAGTTTCAGGCCAAGCTGGAGCACGAGTACATCAACAACTTCAAGGTGCTCCAGGGGGCCTTCAAAAAGATGGGCGTGGACAAG ATTATCCCCGTGGAGCGGTTGGTTAAAGGGAAGTTTCAGGATAACTTCGAGTTCGTCCAGTGGTTCAAAAAATTATTCGACGCCAACTACGACGGGAAGGATTACGACCCCGTGCTGGCCAGGCAGGGGCAAGACACGGGGCCGCTGCCCAACCCTGGCGAGCACAAGCCCAAGAAGCCCATCGGCACAGCAG TCCCGCAGAGAACGTCTCCCACGGCTCCCAAAATCATGCCGCCTCCCGCGAGGTTACACAACGCTCCCCCCACCCGGAAGAGTCTGCCGATCACCCGGAACGGGGGCCACGAACTCGACTCCCAAATAGTGGAACTCAACCAGCAG CTGATGGAGCTGAAGCTGACGATAGACGGcctggagaaagagagagatttcTACTTCAGCAAACTGCGAGACATCGAGCTGATCTGCCAGGAGCACGAGAGCGAGAACCCGAGCGTCCTCTCCAAGATCATCGACATCCTGTACGCCACAGAG GATGGATTTGCTCCGCCGGAAGATGATGAAAACGCTGACGTTCAGCCGGAGGATCAGGATGAATACTAG